One window of the Ananas comosus cultivar F153 linkage group 21, ASM154086v1, whole genome shotgun sequence genome contains the following:
- the LOC109726297 gene encoding uncharacterized protein LOC109726297, producing MAAFSSSTPSFPSLFSSAAPSRPMRYCANCFRHPAYESTSTGGCGYGYAFDLSATCFPKYLLKRRFTKTIQKASAVAVPSMEEIKEYLLPTWSDFELGMAPVYWKTTNGLPPASGENLTLFYNAAANSLIPNDDYGIAFNGGFNQPIMCSREPRVMTRKNRGKADNPIFTIKIRVPKHAVCLIFSFTNGVDWDGPYRLQFQLLKMWKNRPLSFFNEGLAEELSVDGACERAIFPDSNKVVSSCEIGSLYSEGGDRCKLNLVPGCMDPSSPLFDPLADVDDGSCSLDSDSEEECIAKADEDIDGCFK from the exons ATGGCAGCGTTTTCCTCTTCgactccttcctttccttcacTGTTCTCCTCCGCTGCTCCTTCTCGCCCCATGCGCTACTGCGCTAATTGCTTCAGGCACCCCGCATATGAATCCACTTCCACGGGAGGCTGTGGCTATGGCTATG CATTTGACCTTTCTGCCACTTGCTTTCCGAAATATCTCCTAAAGCGAAGGTTCACCAAGACAATCCAAAAAGCTAGTGCTGTCGCAGTTCCTTCCATGGAAGAAATCAAAGA GTACTTGCTTCCGACATGGTCTGATTTTGAACTTGGAATGGCTCCTGTTTACTGGAAAACAACAAACGGTCTTCCTCCTGCTTCG GGAGAAAACTTAACACTGTTCTACAACGCTGCTGCTAATAGTTTGATTCCCAACGATGACTATGGGATTGCATTTAATG GGGGATTTAATCAGCCAATTATGTGCAGTCGCGAGCCAAGAGTAATGACAAGGAAAAATCGTGGGAAAGCTGACAATCCCATATTTACTATAAAGATTCGTGTTCCTAAGCATG CTGTTTGCCTTATTTTCTCATTCACAAACGGAGTTGACTGGGATGGCCCGTACAGACTGCAATTTCAACTTTTGAAGATGTGGAAGAACAGGCCATTAAGCTTTTTTAATGAG GGTTTGGCGGAAGAATTGAGTGTAGACGGTGCTTGTGAGAGAGCAATCTTTCCGGATTCAAATAAAGTAGTCTCAAGTTGTGAAATTGGAAGCTTATACTCTGAGGGG GGGGACCGCTGCAAACTGAACCTTGTGCCAGGATGCATGGATCCAAGTTCTCCACTTTTCGATCCTCTAGCAGACGTGGATGATGGGTCTTGCTCATTGGACTCTGATTCAGAAGAGGAATGTATTGCTAAAGCAGATGAAGATATTGATGGATGTTTCAAATAG
- the LOC109726191 gene encoding zinc finger protein Elbow-like produces the protein MGGEIKGVQVVGVAGGADHGDVGGDGMMQYCSEHPYRSSPAGGICAFCLQEKLGKLVTSSKSTPFFPLVHPPPPAPAPAPPPLPPPPRPNDSVNNNCSSSSNSSPPSFRSLDAAASSSFSRIGKIPSFLSGGGSSSSSSSHHHKNKKKKKKSGSINLISGGGGGSSSSTRKVMSSSGIAASYPSSASNTGGLAGLNMSKSVKPRPVGALAGGDDPPIPVAADSPRKKSFWSFLYFASPSSSASASAAGAAATHPSCSAAYSSSSSITNGANPSVNRRRSVSSTSCYAAQAQQSVAAAFEAEVGKSEQGGGGGGGGAGGEAESPGESLQASSSFGRKVARSRSVGCGSRSFSGDFLERISTGLGDCTLRRVESHREAKPGKAVLHLDRDHHHRRHHGDGDEDDEQQRRIKCAGFFGGLGVMSSSASSYWLSAADFDGGSGSSSRRGGGGRHRSWGWAFASPMRAFRPAAAASAPSSTKTITAAPAAHLNSLDSGNNSNITAFSTAAAALPN, from the coding sequence ATGGGGGGAGAGATCAAAGGGGTTCAGGTGGTAGGAGTGGCAGGAGGAGCGGATCATGGGGATGTGGGAGGGGACGGGATGATGCAGTACTGCAGCGAGCACCCGTACAGGAGCAGCCCGGCGGGAGGGATATGCGCCTTCTGCCTGCAGGAGAAGCTGGGCAAGCTCGTCACCTCCTCCAAGTCCACCCCTTTCTTCCCCCTCGTCCACCCCCCTcctcctgctcctgctcctgctcctccgccgctccctcctcctccccgtcCCAACGACAGCGTCAATAACAACTGCTCTTCCTCGTCCAATTCCTCCCCTCCCTCCTTCCGCTCCCTCGACGCCGCCGCATCCTCCTCCTTCAGCCGGATCGGAAAGATCCCCAGCTTCctcagcggcggcggcagcagcagcagcagcagcagccaccaccacaagaacaagaagaagaagaaaaagagcgGCAGCATCAATCTTattagcggcggcggcggcggcagcagcagcagcaccagaAAGGTCATGTCGTCTTCGGGTATCGCTGCCTCCTATCCCTCCTCCGCCTCAAACACTGGCGGCCTCGCCGGTCTGAACATGAGCAAATCGGTGAAGCCGAGGCCAGTCGGAGCCCTCGCCGGCGGCGACGATCCTCCCATTCCCGTCGCCGCCGATAGCCCCCGCAAGAAGAGCTTCTGGTCCTTCCTCTACTTCGCTTCGccatcctcctccgcctccgcttccGCGGCCGGAGCCGCTGCCACGCACCCTTCCTGCTCGGCGGCttacagcagcagcagcagcattacGAACGGCGCCAACCCATCCGTCAACCGCAGGAGGTCCGTCTCCTCGACCTCCTGCTACGCCGCGCAGGCGCAGCAGAGCGTGGCTGCGGCGTTTGAGGCAGAAGTAGGTAAGAGCGAgcagggaggaggaggaggaggagggggagcaGGGGGGGAGGCGGAGAGCCCGGGGGAGAGCCTGCAGGCGTCGTCGTCGTTCGGGAGGAAGGTGGCGAGGTCCAGATCGGTGGGCTGCGGAAGCCGGAGCTTCTCCGGCGACTTCCTGGAGCGCATCTCCACGGGCTTGGGCGACTGCACCCTCCGGCGCGTGGAGTCCCACCGAGAAGCCAAGCCCGGCAAGGCGGTGCTGCACTTGGACCGCGACCATCATCATCGTCGTCATCATGGAGACGGCGACGAAGATGATGAGCAGCAGCGGAGGATCAAATGCGCCGGCTTCTTTGGGGGTCTCGGCGTCATGTCGTCTTCGGCGTCTTCCTACTGGCTCTCCGCCGCGGACTTCGACGGCGGCAGCGGCTCTTCCAGTCGgaggggcggaggaggacgGCATCGGAGCTGGGGTTGGGCCTTCGCCAGCCCCATGAGAGCATTCaggcctgctgctgctgcttctgcccCCTCTTCTACCAAGACCATcaccgccgcccccgccgctcACCTCAACAGCCTCGATTCCGGCAACAATAGCAACATTACTGCATTCTCGACGGCTGCAGCAGCTCtgcctaattaa
- the LOC109726135 gene encoding protein ROOT PRIMORDIUM DEFECTIVE 1, producing the protein MIMRRQQMALRRAWRQRPFMAEQRAFLVNVRLKWVKDRALDSVVARERYLRPAHHLLDLISSDPRARIPLRDLSRLASPKLPFDALAFLRRYPTLFRESAAAAGFSLTDAASALRNRELDLLRDAEADLVERLRRLLMLTAPRSLPLHTVDLLRWDLGLPRDYRASLLPRHPDLFGLVRPPGDERVWIRLLSWDQTLAVSELQKSSAVQIGGEGLALAFPVSFTRGFGLSKKCAAWLKEWQALPYTSPYADASALDPRTDVSEKRIVGVFHELLHLTVGKKTERRNVSNMRKLLGMPHKFTKVFDRHPGIFYLSQKLATQTVVLREAYGGGGGGGSGNGGRQLLVKLKHPLAAIREEYTALMRGALPVRRRRGASHPSEEEEEEDDDDDDADAGGDDGSDGYET; encoded by the coding sequence ATGATTATGCGGCGGCAGCAAATGGCGCTGCGGCGCGCGTGGCGGCAGCGGCCGTTCATGGCGGAGCAGCGGGCGTTTTTGGTGAACGTGAGGCTGAAATGGGTGAAGGACCGCGCCCTCGACTCCGTCGTCGCCCGCGAGCGCTACCTCCGCCCCGCCCACCACCTGCTCGACCTCATCTCTTCCGACCCGCGCGCCCGGATCCCCCTCCGCGACCTCTCCCGGCTCGCCTCGCCCAAGCTCCCCTTCGACGCCCTCGCATTCCTCCGCCGCTACCCCACCCTCTTCCGCgagtccgccgccgccgccggcttCTCCCTCACCGACGCCGCCTCCGCCCTCCGCAACCGCGAGCTCGACCTCCTCCGCGACGCCGAGGCCGACCTCGTGgagcgcctccgccgcctcctgaTGCTCACCGCCCCGCGCTCCCTCCCCCTCCACACCGTCGACCTCCTCCGCTGGGACCTCGGCCTCCCCCGCGACTACCGCGcctccctcctcccccgccACCCCGACCTCTTCGGCCTCGTCCGGCCCCCGGGCGACGAGCGCGTCTGGATCCGCCTCCTCTCCTGGGACCAGACCCTCGCCGTCTCCGAGCTCCAGAAGAGCTCCGCGGTCCAGATCGGGGGCGAGGGCTTGGCCTTGGCCTTCCCCGTGAGCTTCACGAGGGGCTTCGGCCTCAGCAAGAAGTGCGCGGCGTGGCTCAAGGAGTGGCAGGCGCTGCCCTACACCAGCCCCTACGCCGACGCCTCCGCGCTGGACCCGCGCACCGACGTGTCCGAGAAGCGCATCGTGGGGGTCTTCCACGAGCTCCTCCACCTCACTGTGGGGAAGAAGACGGAGCGCAGGAACGTGAGCAACATGCGGAAGCTGCTCGGCATGCCCCACAAGTTCACCAAGGTGTTCGACCGCCACCCGGGCATCTTCtatctctcgcagaagctggcCACGCAGACGGTCGTGCTCCGAGAGGcctacggcggcggcggcggcggcggcagtggcAATGGCGGCCGCCAGCTCCTTGTAAAGCTGAAGCACCCCTTGGCGGCTATTAGGGAGGAGTATACGGCCTTAATGAGGGGCGCATTGCCGgtgagaaggagaagaggcgCTTCACACCCAagtgaggaagaggaggaggaggacgacgacgacgacgatgccGATGCTGGAGGAGATGATGGCTCTGATGGCTATGAGACTTGA
- the LOC109726138 gene encoding mitochondrial import inner membrane translocase subunit TIM22-like, translating to MGLEGEKGALLVPSSAAENPIALVSERIKEWESGFRSWLARQPTPVEAAVVTAVGAAQGAAIGALMGSLASEASSAIPTPPPQAAAALNPQAMASFKQAQALTGGPLVQARNFAVMTGANAGISCIMKRIRGVEDVQSSMVAAFGSGALFSLVSGMGTPNPAVNAITSGVAFAVFQGGFFMLGQKFSQPQNDDIYYSRTRELLRNLGLQNYEKNFKKGLLTDRTLPLLTDSALRDVKIPPGPRLLILDHIHRDPELMKKR from the exons ATGGGGTTGGAAGGCGAAAAGGGGGCGCTGCTGGTCCCGTCTTCCGCGGCGGAGAACCCGATAGCTCTGGTGTCGGAGCGCATCAAGGAGTGGGAGAGCGGCTTCCGCTCGTGGCTGGCGCGGCAGCCGACGCCCGTCGAGGCGGCCGTGGTGACCGCCGTGGGCGCCGCCCAGGGCGCGGCCATCGGCGCGCTCATGGGGAGCCTCGCCTCCGAGGCCTCCTCCGCCATCCCCACTCCGCCGCcccaggccgccgccgccctcaaCCCCCAGGCCATGGCCTCATTCAAGCAAGCCCAG GCTTTGACGGGTGGACCCTTAGTTCAAGCCCGTAACTTTGCAGTCATGACCGGTGCCAATGCAGGGATATCTTGTATCATGAAAAGGATTAGAGGTGTGGAGGATGTCCAGAGTAG TATGGTGGCAGCATTTGGTTCTGGAGCATTATTTTCGTTAGTCAGCGGAATGGGGACTCCCAATCCAGCTGTCAATGCAATTACATCAGGGGTGGCTTTTGCCGTTTTTCAAGGTGGCTTTTTCATG CTTGGTCAGAAATTTTCTCAGccacaaaatgatgatataTACTACTCCCGTACTAGAGAACTGTTGAGAAATCTTGGCCTTCAGAACTATGAAAAGAATTTCAAGAAAGGCCTGCTCACTGATCGCACCTTGCCCCTGCTCACTGATAG TGCTCTTAGAGATGTGAAAATTCCGCCTGGGCCTAGACTTCTCATACTTGATCACATCCATAG GGATCCTGAGTTGATGAAAAAAAGATGA